Proteins encoded within one genomic window of Brassica rapa cultivar Chiifu-401-42 chromosome A09, CAAS_Brap_v3.01, whole genome shotgun sequence:
- the LOC103843793 gene encoding uncharacterized protein At1g01500 isoform X1: MMISMDNNHHQGTTNSHHMKSSSSVAPSSAASITLSQQSSWLEVRLFYVRIAPCVVDSVPDSLTLRHPRRETGASLEVNGVRIPSSQTASLKLRRDRVDRESSEATYVSTETVRVAGYVDLEVYDGEDMVLCGNLDRIEGAWSNNGTVSDPKTGWGLDCYMAMGGNGSSSSSSALGVSVEVYIAGCCGGVPVILTKTIQASPRRKVARHVTLDSIPEDEEVDKDHHVFATGDGRKLHILEESEVDDESEMKVGQSYYYYPEGMYVDEDGQLSWFNAGVRVGVGIGLGMCLGVGIGVGLLMRSYQATTSNLRRRFF; encoded by the exons ATGATGATTTCGATGGATAACAATCATCATCAGGGTACAACCAATTCACACCACATGAAATCCTCCTCCAGCGTCGCGCCGTCATCGGCGGCATCGATTACGCTGTCGCAGCAGTCGTCGTGGCTGGAGGTTCGGTTGTTCTACGTCCGCATCGCCCCGTGCGTCGTCGACAGCGTCCCTGACTCTCTCACCCTTCGCCACCCTCGCCGCGAAACCGGCGCTTCCCTCGAGGTCAACGGCGTTCGCATTCCTTCCTCCCAGACGGCGTCTCTTAAGCTCCGCCGCGACAGAGTCGACCGGGAGTCCTCGGAGGCGACCTACGTCAGCACCGAGACCGTGCGCGTCGCCGGATACGTGGATCTCGAGGTTTACGATGGCGAGGACATGGTCCTGTGCGGGAATCTAGATAGAATCGAAGGCGCGTGGAGTAACAACGGAACGGTGAGCGATCCCAAGACTGGATGGGGCTTGGATTGTTACATGGCTATGGGAGGAAacggctcttcttcttcttcctctgcgcTAGGCGTCTCCGTGGAGGTTTACATAGCTGGCTGCTGCGGGGGTGTTCCCGTGATCTTGACTAAGACCATTCAGGCGAGTCCAAGGAGGAAGGTGGCTAGGCACGTGACTCTCGACTCTATCCCTGAGGACGAGGAAGTTGACAAAGACCACCACGTTTTTGCCACTGGTGATGGACGGAAACTACAT ATCCTGGAAGAATCAGAAGTTGACGATGAGTCTGAAATGAAAGTGGGACAGAGTTACTACTACTACCCTGAAGGGATGTACGTGGATGAGGATGGTCAACTCTCTTGGTTCAATGCAGGTGTCAGAGTTGGAGTTGGGATAGGCCTTGGGATGTGTCTTGGTGTTGGCATTGGTGTTGGATTGCTCATGCGTTCTTATCAAGCTACTACTAGTAACCTTCGTAGGAGGTTCTTCTGA
- the LOC103843794 gene encoding probable serine/threonine-protein kinase At1g01540 isoform X1 — protein sequence MSMYDAAFLNTELSKPTSIFGLRLWVVIGILLGSLIVIALFLLSLCLTSRRKNRKPRAGSASAGVATPPISKEIKEIVQAPAPGEIQVDIGKVEHRVVFSGRVSSGESRGTASASETASFSGSGNVGPEVSHLGWGRWYTLRELEAATNGLCEENVIGEGGYGIVYRGVLNDGTKVAVKNLLNNRGQAEKEFKVEVEVIGRVRHKNLVRLLGYCVEGAYRMLVYDFVDNGNLEQWIHGDVGDVSPLSWDIRINIILGMAKGLAYLHEGLEPKVVHRDIKSSNILLDRQWNAKVSDFGLAKLLGSDSSYVTTRVMGTFGYVAPEYACTGMLNEKSDIYSFGILIMEIITGRKPVDYSRPQGETNLVEWLKTMVGNRRSEEVVDPKIAEPPSSKALKRVLLVALRCVDPDANKRPKMGHIIHMLEAEDSLYRDERRTTRDHGTTRDKQETAATESGESGSRHHQQKLR from the exons ATGTCCATGTACGATGCTGCTTTCCTCAACACAGAGCTTTCGAAACCGACGTCCATCTTCGGCCTCCGGCTATGGGTCGTTATCGGAATCTTGCTCGGATCTCTAATCGTCATCGCTCTCTTCCTTCTCTCCCTCTGCCTAACCTCTCGCCGCAAAAATCGCAAGCCGAGAGCCGGTTCCGCTTCCGCCGGCGTAGCTACGCCGCCGATATCCAAGGAGATAAAAGAGATCGTTCAGGCGCCGGCGCCGGGGGAGATCCAGGTGGATATAGGGAAGGTGGAGCACAGAGTGGTGTTCTCAGGTCGAGTGTCGAGTGGGGAGAGTAGAGGAACCGCGAGTGCCAGCGAGACGGCGTCGTTTTCGGGGAGCGGAAACGTTGGACCGGAGGTGTCGCATCTCGGGTGGGGACGGTGGTACACTCTGAGAGAGCTTGAGGCGGCTACGAATGGGCTGTGTGAAGAGAATGTGATCGGAGAAGGTGGTTACGGGATTGTGTATCGTGGGGTTTTAAACGATGGTACTAAAGTCGCCGTCAAGAACTTGCTTAATAACAG GGGACAGGCAGAGAAGGAATTCAAAGTAGAAGTGGAAGTGATTGGGCGTGTACGGCACAAGAATCTTGTCAGGCTTTTGGGTTATTGCGTTGAAGGTGCTTACAG GATGCTGGTGTATGACTTTGTGGATAATGGCAATTTGGAGCAATGGATTCACGGTGACGTTGGCGATGTTAGCCCTCTTTCTTGGGATATCCGTATCAACATTATACTCGGGATGGCTAAAGG ATTGGCGTATCTACACGAGGGTCTAGAACCAAAAGTGGTTCATCGGGATATAAAATCGAGCAATATATTGCTTGATCGCCAATGGAATGCTAAGGTTTCGGATTTTGGACTTGCTAAGCTCTTGGGTTCCGACAGCAGTTATGTGACCACCCGTGTCATGGGAACCTTCGG TTATGTAGCACCGGAATATGCATGCACCGGAATGTTAAACGAGAAGAGTGACATCTACAGCTTTGGAATATTAATCATGGAAATAATCACCGGAAGAAAGCCTGTTGATTATAGTCGCCCTCAAGGAGAG ACAAATCTAGTGGAGTGGCTGAAAACAATGGTAGGAAACCGAAGATCAGAAGAAGTGGTTGATCCCAAAATAGCCGAACCACCATCTTCAAAGGCTCTTAAACGAGTGTTGCTCGTTGCTTTGCGTTGTGTGGATCCAGATGCAAACAAGAGACCTAAAATGGGACATATCATACATATGCTTGAAGCTGAAGACTCACTCTATCGCGAT GAACGCCGAACAACGAGGGACCATGGAACCACCCGCGATAAGCAAGAGACAGCGGCTACTGAAAGCGGGGAGAGCGGTTCACGGCATCACCAGCAAAAGCTAAGATGA
- the LOC103843793 gene encoding uncharacterized protein At1g01500 isoform X2 has translation MMISMDNNHHQGTTNSHHMKSSSSVAPSSAASITLSQQSSWLEVRLFYVRIAPCVVDSVPDSLTLRHPRRETGASLEVNGVRIPSSQTASLKLRRDRVDRESSEATYVSTETVRVAGYVDLEVYDGEDMVLCGNLDRIEGAWSNNGTVSDPKTGWGLDCYMAMGGNGSSSSSSALGVSVEVYIAGCCGGVPVILTKTIQASPRRKVARHVTLDSIPEDEEVDKDHHVFATGDGQILEESEVDDESEMKVGQSYYYYPEGMYVDEDGQLSWFNAGVRVGVGIGLGMCLGVGIGVGLLMRSYQATTSNLRRRFF, from the exons ATGATGATTTCGATGGATAACAATCATCATCAGGGTACAACCAATTCACACCACATGAAATCCTCCTCCAGCGTCGCGCCGTCATCGGCGGCATCGATTACGCTGTCGCAGCAGTCGTCGTGGCTGGAGGTTCGGTTGTTCTACGTCCGCATCGCCCCGTGCGTCGTCGACAGCGTCCCTGACTCTCTCACCCTTCGCCACCCTCGCCGCGAAACCGGCGCTTCCCTCGAGGTCAACGGCGTTCGCATTCCTTCCTCCCAGACGGCGTCTCTTAAGCTCCGCCGCGACAGAGTCGACCGGGAGTCCTCGGAGGCGACCTACGTCAGCACCGAGACCGTGCGCGTCGCCGGATACGTGGATCTCGAGGTTTACGATGGCGAGGACATGGTCCTGTGCGGGAATCTAGATAGAATCGAAGGCGCGTGGAGTAACAACGGAACGGTGAGCGATCCCAAGACTGGATGGGGCTTGGATTGTTACATGGCTATGGGAGGAAacggctcttcttcttcttcctctgcgcTAGGCGTCTCCGTGGAGGTTTACATAGCTGGCTGCTGCGGGGGTGTTCCCGTGATCTTGACTAAGACCATTCAGGCGAGTCCAAGGAGGAAGGTGGCTAGGCACGTGACTCTCGACTCTATCCCTGAGGACGAGGAAGTTGACAAAGACCACCACGTTTTTGCCACTGGTGATGGAC AGATCCTGGAAGAATCAGAAGTTGACGATGAGTCTGAAATGAAAGTGGGACAGAGTTACTACTACTACCCTGAAGGGATGTACGTGGATGAGGATGGTCAACTCTCTTGGTTCAATGCAGGTGTCAGAGTTGGAGTTGGGATAGGCCTTGGGATGTGTCTTGGTGTTGGCATTGGTGTTGGATTGCTCATGCGTTCTTATCAAGCTACTACTAGTAACCTTCGTAGGAGGTTCTTCTGA
- the LOC103843794 gene encoding probable serine/threonine-protein kinase At1g01540 isoform X2 — MSMYDAAFLNTELSKPTSIFGLRLWVVIGILLGSLIVIALFLLSLCLTSRRKNRKPRAGSASAGVATPPISKEIKEIVQAPAPGEIQVDIGKVEHRVVFSGRVSSGESRGTASASETASFSGSGNVGPEVSHLGWGRWYTLRELEAATNGLCEENVIGEGGYGIVYRGVLNDGTKVAVKNLLNNRGQAEKEFKVEVEVIGRVRHKNLVRLLGYCVEGAYRMLVYDFVDNGNLEQWIHGDVGDVSPLSWDIRINIILGMAKGLAYLHEGLEPKVVHRDIKSSNILLDRQWNAKVSDFGLAKLLGSDSSYVTTRVMGTFGYVAPEYACTGMLNEKSDIYSFGILIMEIITGRKPVDYSRPQGETNLVEWLKTMVGNRRSEEVVDPKIAEPPSSKALKRVLLVALRCVDPDANKRPKMGHIIHMLEAEDSLYRDERRTTATESGESGSRHHQQKLR; from the exons ATGTCCATGTACGATGCTGCTTTCCTCAACACAGAGCTTTCGAAACCGACGTCCATCTTCGGCCTCCGGCTATGGGTCGTTATCGGAATCTTGCTCGGATCTCTAATCGTCATCGCTCTCTTCCTTCTCTCCCTCTGCCTAACCTCTCGCCGCAAAAATCGCAAGCCGAGAGCCGGTTCCGCTTCCGCCGGCGTAGCTACGCCGCCGATATCCAAGGAGATAAAAGAGATCGTTCAGGCGCCGGCGCCGGGGGAGATCCAGGTGGATATAGGGAAGGTGGAGCACAGAGTGGTGTTCTCAGGTCGAGTGTCGAGTGGGGAGAGTAGAGGAACCGCGAGTGCCAGCGAGACGGCGTCGTTTTCGGGGAGCGGAAACGTTGGACCGGAGGTGTCGCATCTCGGGTGGGGACGGTGGTACACTCTGAGAGAGCTTGAGGCGGCTACGAATGGGCTGTGTGAAGAGAATGTGATCGGAGAAGGTGGTTACGGGATTGTGTATCGTGGGGTTTTAAACGATGGTACTAAAGTCGCCGTCAAGAACTTGCTTAATAACAG GGGACAGGCAGAGAAGGAATTCAAAGTAGAAGTGGAAGTGATTGGGCGTGTACGGCACAAGAATCTTGTCAGGCTTTTGGGTTATTGCGTTGAAGGTGCTTACAG GATGCTGGTGTATGACTTTGTGGATAATGGCAATTTGGAGCAATGGATTCACGGTGACGTTGGCGATGTTAGCCCTCTTTCTTGGGATATCCGTATCAACATTATACTCGGGATGGCTAAAGG ATTGGCGTATCTACACGAGGGTCTAGAACCAAAAGTGGTTCATCGGGATATAAAATCGAGCAATATATTGCTTGATCGCCAATGGAATGCTAAGGTTTCGGATTTTGGACTTGCTAAGCTCTTGGGTTCCGACAGCAGTTATGTGACCACCCGTGTCATGGGAACCTTCGG TTATGTAGCACCGGAATATGCATGCACCGGAATGTTAAACGAGAAGAGTGACATCTACAGCTTTGGAATATTAATCATGGAAATAATCACCGGAAGAAAGCCTGTTGATTATAGTCGCCCTCAAGGAGAG ACAAATCTAGTGGAGTGGCTGAAAACAATGGTAGGAAACCGAAGATCAGAAGAAGTGGTTGATCCCAAAATAGCCGAACCACCATCTTCAAAGGCTCTTAAACGAGTGTTGCTCGTTGCTTTGCGTTGTGTGGATCCAGATGCAAACAAGAGACCTAAAATGGGACATATCATACATATGCTTGAAGCTGAAGACTCACTCTATCGCGAT GAACGCCGAACAA CGGCTACTGAAAGCGGGGAGAGCGGTTCACGGCATCACCAGCAAAAGCTAAGATGA